DNA sequence from the Oreochromis niloticus isolate F11D_XX linkage group LG8, O_niloticus_UMD_NMBU, whole genome shotgun sequence genome:
TTAACAGCAAGGTTAACCGCAAGGTTAGAGCTCCCCGCATACGCAGAGAGAAGCAGCCTGCAATACAGGGAAGTAGATATGAAATAATAGAACATATATTAGGCCCaaagaaaacatatttattCAGTTAGCTTTAAAACCGAGTGATGTGTGTAATACATGCAGTAACCGCAGGCTTTCTTGTTGGCCTAAGAGACCAACAGGTGTCAAAACTCCCATTATCTGAACCCGCATTGAACTCTCACTGACGTTTATTAGAAGTCACATGCGGCTTAAACCGAGAGAGAAGCAATAATAAACACTCACAGGTGGCCAAGAAGCAGTCCGAGCCCCTCGCTGACTTTGATTTGGAGCTTTAACCTACGATTAGATTTGTAAAGTATACACGTACTGATTAATTGATAACTTTGATGGCTGCTTCTCAGCAGTAAGACGTAACAGAAGATTACCAGCTTCTCACTTCCCTTTTATTAATATTCCTCTTTCAACAATCAAGTTTGAGATTACAGCCACACAAGTGCTCCAAGTGGAGAGGCTTAGTCTTCTCTGGAGTGAGTATATGGGTTTAGCGCCCTGCTCAAAGGCACTTTTAACACAGGTTCTTTGCTGCTCCTTGTAAATCAAGTCCCTCACACACATTTTATGGTTTTATTGAATTACTATACTCACATTAAAGAGCTTCTAATGTTTTGAGGGGACTTTTGACACTCTTTCCAAAGGTTGACAATGTATTTTTGGCAAGTCTTCTGGGGAGGGGCGGTAACTCTCACATGTGACGCTTAAGAACTGGGAGCAAAATAGCATTCCTAAGTTAACTTCCCATTCTGGATGGTTTTAAGCTTAGCTGTTACTAATCCCGCTCTTCCAGCTGTGCCTCACAATGATTTTCAAAAGACGACCAAAGTGCTAAAAATATTTACACTCAAGTAAATCCAGATTTGTGTCGAGGAATGCTCTTTCTCTGCTTTGTTGTTCTGCtaacactgtttgtttttatgatgGTACTGTCTCCAGCTGGCCCTGGGCCACGGTGCACGGCGCCTGCACATCTCCGCAGCGTACAGAGCGAAGGCCAAAGTGTCCATGAGCCGCTTTGAGCCCTCTTCCTTCATCAGCTACGAGAAGCTCCAGTCCAACGTTGACATTGTGCGAAAAAGGTCAGCACTACCCTGATCTGCTCTATATTTGCTCTGGCACACACCAATGTTTCCTCCAACACTCGGCTTATCTGCTTGAATGCTTGAATTGTAGTGTTTATTTTCCCTTTAACACAGTTTCTCGTCATAGTTGTAGTACCATTTGTTATCATCAAGTACACAATCCTCCCTCCAGgtccatttttttaatgtgttatcTGTGATTTGGGAGATTGTAGTTCTGTCACGCATCTACATCTTCTTCTGTAGGATCTTACAATCTcccaaatatttttatttatttattttttctccagGCTCAACCGTCCCCTCACCCTGTCAGAGAAGATTGTGTACGGTCACCTCGATGACCCGCACAACCAGGAGATCGATCGTGGCCGCACCTACCTGCGCCTGCGTCCTGACCGCGTGGCCATGCAGGATGCTACTGCCCAGATGGCGATGCTCCAGTTCATCAGCAGCGGGCTGCCAAGGGTGGCTGTGCCTTCCACCATCCACTGCGATCACTTGATTGAGGCTCAGATTGGAGGAGCCAAGGATTTAGCCAGAGCAAAGgtaagggggggggggattttaAACCATTTCCACACTGTGGCGACTTCTTCTCATTAAAATATAATCTGAAACTGAGCTGTAGACGCGACTCTCTTCATAGGAAGTGAACCAAGAGGTTTACAACTTCCTGTCCAGTGCTGGGGCAAAATATGGAGTTGGCTTCTGGAAACCTGGCTCTGGAATTATCCATCAGGTATTTTTTACTAAACGTGTAAACAGAGCTTCAGTCAGCCTATGACAGCTGTGATTATTGGGCTATAACAATGCTTTTTGTGTATTAACAGATCATCCTAGAGAACTATGCCTATCCAGGAGTAATGCTTATTGGCACAGATTCCCACACGCCAAACGGTGGTGGGCTTGGTGGCATCTGCATTGGAGTGGGTGGAGCTGACGCCGTAGATGTCATGGCGGGAATCCCCTGGGAGCTCAAGTGTCCCAAGGTTAGCAGATTGCAAAGTTCATCttgctgtctttcttttcctctttttttgtcatttcattaaaattccGTGTCTTCCTCTAAGGTGATTGGCGTGAAGCTGACAGGCACCCTGTCCGGCTGGACATCTCCTAAGGATGTCATCTTGAAGGTGGCCGGCATCCTGACAGTAAAGGGAGGCACTGGAGCCATCGTAGAGTACCATGGACCAGGAGTCGACTCCATTTCCTGCACTGGTCAGTAATCAAAAGCTTATGAGGCTGAAAATGTTCATACAGTACAACTTCCTGTACCAAACACCAAGAAACAGCAGGAGTGGAATGACTTGCTCTCACTGAAGCCTGTCTGTGCGTGCAGGAATGGCCACTATTTGCAACATGGGAGCAGAAATCGGGGCAACGACCTCCGTGTTTCCTTACAATCACCGCATGAGGACCTACCTGGAGAAGACTGGACGTGCAGGTGTGTGCTGAGGTCACAGATGATGTGTTGGCGTcctttttaaatacattcatAATCACCTAGAGAGTGATGGAAACCTGCGGAGTTGTGTCATTTTAAACTCTGCTCATTGCTGATTTCATCTTCACGTGTTCTCAGAGATCGCCGCTGTGGCTGATGAATACTCAGATTTGTTGGTACCGGATCAAGGCTGCGAGTATGACCAGATCATCGAGCTCAATCTGGACGAGGTGCGTCCCGTTTTAAGTTGAGACAGAATATATGTAAAAGATGGCTATAGCCACTGTGACTTCACCCAGTAAATTGTATGTATTTAAAGAAGTTTGACCATCGTGATGTTGGACACTATTGACTCGTATTAGCTGATTTGAGGCCTAGTAGATAGCTGCTGACCTAGTTGGCACCTACCCATCACTCAAAGAGGCCACAGGTTTAATAATTGACCCTCTTAGGCTTAATACAGTTttcatacatgttttttttttgttgttgtttttgtattactgTCAAGTTACATTATCAGGGTCtgctttgttgtcatttttctGCCCCAGAGGTACTATAAGACTGTAATATCCCAGAGTGCTGTCACAGCTTTTCAGTATAACTCTAAATACCTTCTGCACCAACACAACTGATCATGACTGTAATAAATCAGAAGAGTGCAAGTGAGAGATACATACACATCCGTAATGATGAAGTTTATGTGGTCCATTCACCATTGTGCTATTTGTTTGTGTAGCTGAAGCCCCACATTAATGGACCCTTCACTCCTGACCTGGCTCACCCAGTGTCTGAAGTCGGTGCTGCGGCTCAAAAGAACGGCTGGCCGCTTGAGGTGAAAGTTGGTACGTAACTCTCTGCTGATGAATAAGCTTCAGGGCTTTTTTCGTACTTCATGTGATTATGGACTTCTAATTACAGAGCTCAGATTACAATTACAGAGCTCCTTTAGCAGTTACATAAAGCTACATTTAGGTGCCTGCTTATTTAGAAGGAGACATGCATGTTTTGAATTGGGGGATTTTTACAGTGGATGAAGTTATAaagttgctttttttgttttttttttaaaggtctgATTGGCAGCTGCACTAACTCCAGCTACGAGGACATGGGTCGCGCCGCCTCTGTGGCCAAACAGGCTTTGGACAAAGGCCTGAAGTGTAAAGCACAGTTCACAGTCACCCCCGGCTCAGAGCAGATTCGTGCCACCATTGAGAGAGATGGATATGTGAGTGTCGGCACA
Encoded proteins:
- the aco2 gene encoding aconitate hydratase, mitochondrial, with translation MATYCLTVARLQLALGHGARRLHISAAYRAKAKVSMSRFEPSSFISYEKLQSNVDIVRKRLNRPLTLSEKIVYGHLDDPHNQEIDRGRTYLRLRPDRVAMQDATAQMAMLQFISSGLPRVAVPSTIHCDHLIEAQIGGAKDLARAKEVNQEVYNFLSSAGAKYGVGFWKPGSGIIHQIILENYAYPGVMLIGTDSHTPNGGGLGGICIGVGGADAVDVMAGIPWELKCPKVIGVKLTGTLSGWTSPKDVILKVAGILTVKGGTGAIVEYHGPGVDSISCTGMATICNMGAEIGATTSVFPYNHRMRTYLEKTGRAEIAAVADEYSDLLVPDQGCEYDQIIELNLDELKPHINGPFTPDLAHPVSEVGAAAQKNGWPLEVKVGLIGSCTNSSYEDMGRAASVAKQALDKGLKCKAQFTVTPGSEQIRATIERDGYSKILGDVGGVVLANACGPCIGQWDRRDVKKGEKNTIVTSFNRNFTARNDANPATHAFVTSPEIVTALAIAGTLNFNPETDYLTAPNGEKFKLEPPNGDELPSKDFDPGQDTYQHPPADGSSLKVNVNPQSNRLQLLEPFDKWSGNDLENMQVLIKVKGKCTTDHISAAGPWLKFRGHLDNISNNMLIGAVNSENDAVNKIKNHLTGEYGGVPDVARHYKANGISWVVVGDDNYGEGSSREHAALEPRHLGGRAIIVKSFARIHETNLKKQGLLPLTFNNPSDYDKIRPDDKISIRGLKSFAPGKPLTAVLKHSDGTEETLQLNHSFNETQIQWFQAGSALNRMKEMQH